A region from the Arachis ipaensis cultivar K30076 chromosome B01, Araip1.1, whole genome shotgun sequence genome encodes:
- the LOC107628621 gene encoding nifU-like protein 4, mitochondrial, with product MTRSFFRLVARVRLPHRTPKPMTKNDDVFIIHPVRTMASFHSHYHNAFYPSASPLPSLKSSTLFGFEGQRRNMFIQTQPTPNPLSLMFYPEKPVMEVGSADFPNTRSAMNSPLAKSLFRIDGITRVFFGSDFVTLTKSEESSWEFLKPEIFAAIMDFYSSGQPLFLDSKAAAAMDTAIQDDDSATVAMIKELLETRIRPAVQDDGGDIEYRGFDPDTGMVKLRMQGACSGCPSSSVTLKSGIENMLMHYVPEVKGVQQELDAEDEEAAVSGQME from the exons ATGACGAGAAGCTTTTTCCGATTAGTAGCACGAGTACGACTTCCCCACCGAACGCCCAAACCCATGACTAAGAACGACGACGTTTTCATTATTCATCCCGTGCGGACGATGGCGTCGTTTCACAGCCACTACCACAATGCCTTCTATCCCTCCGCCTCTCCACTACCATCACTCAAATCTTCCACCCTCTTCGGATTCGaag GGCAAAGGAGGAACATGTTCATCCAAACGCAGCCTACCCCGAATCCTTTGTCTCTCATGTTCTATCCCGAGAAGCCTGTCATGGAAGTTGGAAGCGCCGACTTCCCAAACACGCGTTCGGCTATGAATTCGCCTCTCGCTAAGTCACTCTTTAGAATTGATG GGATTACTAGGGTTTTCTTCGGGTCTGATTTTGTTACTTTGACGAAGTCGGAGGAATCTTCTTGGGAGTTCCTGAAGCCTGAGATATTTGCGGCCATTATGGACTTCTATTCCTCTGGGCAGCCGTTGTTTTTGGACTCTAAAGCTGCTGCAGCCATGGATACAGCTATTCAAGAT GATGATTCGGCAACCGTTGCAATGATCAAGGAATTGTTGGAGACTCGTATTCGGCCGGCTGTGCAAGATGATGGTGGGGACATTGAATATCGAGGTTTTGATCC TGATACTGGAATGGTAAAACTTAGGATGCAAGGAGCATGTAGTGGGTGCCCAAGTTCATCAGTGACTCTGAAATCCGGCATTGAAAATATGTTGATGCATTATGTACCTGAG GTCAAAGGTGTTCAACAAGAACTAGATGCTGAGGATGAGGAAGCCGCAGTAAGTGGACAAATGGAGTAG
- the LOC107628630 gene encoding type I inositol polyphosphate 5-phosphatase 2 isoform X3 — MKSKRGKRSEAFWPSIVMKKWLNIKPQVYDFSEDEVDTETETETESEDDACSLKNSRHRLHHHHEEDNPLRRTQSRFPSQTVPDASCKGYKPKHRRGKSETLRAQYINTKEVRITVGTWNVAGRLPSKDLEIEDWLCTEEPADIYIIGFQEVVPLNAGNVLGAEDNTPIRKWEAIIRRTLNKTSECESEDKSLSGPHSPVLRTSSAPDVLADSIDTNPLDMMDEAYGRAFDNDYLEHEEVNNILGIGKNLQLRRVYGVDIKTTLDWPERPLDATPIVDSGPKLRRVLSSSELNWRGNALVYGGGMTRSHHSSGNLNLFWKEQKVVPEEVVTDPISHVSDMLSDEEDDTFSELPNDKDDNGLGTMKSHPAYVRIVSKQMVGIYVSVWVQRKLRRHINNLKVSPVGVGLMGYMGNKGSVSVSMSLFHSRLCFVCSHLTSGQKDVSSVLDSDQPQTIPSHDQMFWFGDLNYRINMLDAEVRKLVDLKKWDELMNYDQLSNELHSGHVFEGWKEGLINFPPTYKYEFNSDKYVGENPKEGEKKRSPAWCDRILWQGKGIRQLEYRRAENKLSDHRPVSSIFSVDVEVFDERKLQRALNFTCAVVHPEVFLPNDDGLQFY, encoded by the exons ATGAAATCAAAGAGAGGAAAACGCTCAGAG GCCTTTTGGCCTTCAATTGTGATGAAGAAATGGCTAAATATAAAGCCACAGGTATATGATTTTAGTGAAGATGAAGTAGACACTGAAACTGAAACTGAAACTGAGAGTGAAGATGATG CTTGCTCTCTTAAAAATTCAAGACATCGTctgcatcatcatcatgaagaagataaTCCACTTAGAAGAACACAATCCAGATTCCCAAGTCAAACGGTACCAG ATGCATCTTGTAAGGGATACAAGCCGAAACATCGAAGAGGAAAATCTGAAACGTTGCGTGCACAATACATAAACACAAAGGAAGTGAG GATAACAGTTGGAACTTGGAATGTTGCTGGAAGACTTCCATCTAAGGATCTTGAGATTGAAGACTGGCTTTGTACTGAAGAACCAGCAGATATCTACATCATTGG TTTCCAAGAGGTAGTTCCGTTAAATGCCGGAAATGTACTGGGAGCAGAGGACAATACACCGATCCGGAAATGGGAAGCAATCATTAgaagaactctgaacaaaactTCTGAATGTGAAAGTGAAGACAAAAGCCTCAGTGGCCCTCATTCTCCTGTACTAAGAACCTCTTCTGCTCCTGATGTTCTAGCAGACAGTATAGACACTAATCCATTAGATATGATGGACGAAGCGTACGGCAGAGCTTTCGATAATGATTATCTAGAACATGAGGAAGTGAACAACATACTCGGTATAGGGAAGAACTTACAGTTGAGAAGAGTATATGGTGTTGATATTAAGACTACGTTAGATTGGCCAGAACGTCCACTAGATGCAACTCCCATTGTTGATTCTGGCCCCAAGTTGCGAAGAGTACTAAGCAGCTCCGAATTGAACTGGAGGGGTAATGCTTTGGTGTATGGTGGTGGGATGACACGGTCACACCATAGTTCTGGAAACTTGAATTTGTTCTGGAAAGAGCAGAAGGTGGTGCCTGAAGAAGTAGTAACTGATCCTATTTCACATGTGTCTGACATGTTATCTGATGAGGAAGATGATACTTTTTCTGAATTGCCAAATGACAAGGATGATAATGGGCTAGGCACCATGAAATCGCATCCTGCTTATGTTCGAATTGTTAGCAAGCAAATGGTGGGGATCTATGTATCTGTCTGGGTGCAAAGGAAGTTAAGAAGACACATTAATAACTTGAAAGTTTCTCCGGTTGGAGTTGGTCTTATGGGCTACATGGGAAACAAG GGATCTGTTTCAGTTAGTATGTCTCTCTTTCATTCGCGCCTATGTTTTGTTTGTTCCCATCTGACTTCAGGTCAGAAAGATG TCTCGTCTGTCCTTGATTCAGATCAACCCCAGACAATCCCATCTCATGA TCAGATGTTCTGGTTTGGGGACCTAAATTATCGTATCAACATGTTAGATGCCGAGGTTCGAAAGCTAGTAGATCTGAAGAAATGGGATGAATTGATGAATTATGATCAG CTAAGCAATGAGTTACATAGTGGACATGTATTTGAAGGATGGAAAGAAGGACTGATAAATTTCCCACCAACTTACAAGTATGAATTCAATTCTGATAAATATGTTGGAGAGAACCCAAAAGAAGGGGAAAAGAAGAGATCTCCAGCATG GTGTGATCGTATATTGTGGCAAGGAAAAGGAATAAGGCAACTTGAATATAGGCGTGCGGAAAATAAGCTTTCAGATCATAGACCTGTTAGTTCAATCTTCTCTGTCGATGTTGAAGTCTTCGACGAACGCAAGCTACAACGAGCTCTAAATTTCACATGTGCTGTAGTCCACCCAGAGGTTTTTCTTCCAAATGATGATGGCTTGCAATTTTACTAG
- the LOC107628630 gene encoding type I inositol polyphosphate 5-phosphatase 2 isoform X1 has product MKSKRGKRSEAFWPSIVMKKWLNIKPQVYDFSEDEVDTETETETESEDDACSLKNSRHRLHHHHEEDNPLRRTQSRFPSQTVPDASCKGYKPKHRRGKSETLRAQYINTKEVRITVGTWNVAGRLPSKDLEIEDWLCTEEPADIYIIGFQEVVPLNAGNVLGAEDNTPIRKWEAIIRRTLNKTSECESEDKSLSGPHSPVLRTSSAPDVLADSIDTNPLDMMDEAYGRAFDNDYLEHEEVNNILGIGKNLQLRRVYGVDIKTTLDWPERPLDATPIVDSGPKLRRVLSSSELNWRGNALVYGGGMTRSHHSSGNLNLFWKEQKVVPEEVVTDPISHVSDMLSDEEDDTFSELPNDKDDNGLGTMKSHPAYVRIVSKQMVGIYVSVWVQRKLRRHINNLKVSPVGVGLMGYMGNKGSVSVSMSLFHSRLCFVCSHLTSGQKDGAEQRRNADVNEILRRTCFSSVLDSDQPQTIPSHDQMFWFGDLNYRINMLDAEVRKLVDLKKWDELMNYDQLSNELHSGHVFEGWKEGLINFPPTYKYEFNSDKYVGENPKEGEKKRSPAWCDRILWQGKGIRQLEYRRAENKLSDHRPVSSIFSVDVEVFDERKLQRALNFTCAVVHPEVFLPNDDGLQFY; this is encoded by the exons ATGAAATCAAAGAGAGGAAAACGCTCAGAG GCCTTTTGGCCTTCAATTGTGATGAAGAAATGGCTAAATATAAAGCCACAGGTATATGATTTTAGTGAAGATGAAGTAGACACTGAAACTGAAACTGAAACTGAGAGTGAAGATGATG CTTGCTCTCTTAAAAATTCAAGACATCGTctgcatcatcatcatgaagaagataaTCCACTTAGAAGAACACAATCCAGATTCCCAAGTCAAACGGTACCAG ATGCATCTTGTAAGGGATACAAGCCGAAACATCGAAGAGGAAAATCTGAAACGTTGCGTGCACAATACATAAACACAAAGGAAGTGAG GATAACAGTTGGAACTTGGAATGTTGCTGGAAGACTTCCATCTAAGGATCTTGAGATTGAAGACTGGCTTTGTACTGAAGAACCAGCAGATATCTACATCATTGG TTTCCAAGAGGTAGTTCCGTTAAATGCCGGAAATGTACTGGGAGCAGAGGACAATACACCGATCCGGAAATGGGAAGCAATCATTAgaagaactctgaacaaaactTCTGAATGTGAAAGTGAAGACAAAAGCCTCAGTGGCCCTCATTCTCCTGTACTAAGAACCTCTTCTGCTCCTGATGTTCTAGCAGACAGTATAGACACTAATCCATTAGATATGATGGACGAAGCGTACGGCAGAGCTTTCGATAATGATTATCTAGAACATGAGGAAGTGAACAACATACTCGGTATAGGGAAGAACTTACAGTTGAGAAGAGTATATGGTGTTGATATTAAGACTACGTTAGATTGGCCAGAACGTCCACTAGATGCAACTCCCATTGTTGATTCTGGCCCCAAGTTGCGAAGAGTACTAAGCAGCTCCGAATTGAACTGGAGGGGTAATGCTTTGGTGTATGGTGGTGGGATGACACGGTCACACCATAGTTCTGGAAACTTGAATTTGTTCTGGAAAGAGCAGAAGGTGGTGCCTGAAGAAGTAGTAACTGATCCTATTTCACATGTGTCTGACATGTTATCTGATGAGGAAGATGATACTTTTTCTGAATTGCCAAATGACAAGGATGATAATGGGCTAGGCACCATGAAATCGCATCCTGCTTATGTTCGAATTGTTAGCAAGCAAATGGTGGGGATCTATGTATCTGTCTGGGTGCAAAGGAAGTTAAGAAGACACATTAATAACTTGAAAGTTTCTCCGGTTGGAGTTGGTCTTATGGGCTACATGGGAAACAAG GGATCTGTTTCAGTTAGTATGTCTCTCTTTCATTCGCGCCTATGTTTTGTTTGTTCCCATCTGACTTCAGGTCAGAAAGATGGGGCTGAGCAAAGACGAAATGCAGATGTTAATGAAATTCTGCGACGCACATGCTTCTCGTCTGTCCTTGATTCAGATCAACCCCAGACAATCCCATCTCATGA TCAGATGTTCTGGTTTGGGGACCTAAATTATCGTATCAACATGTTAGATGCCGAGGTTCGAAAGCTAGTAGATCTGAAGAAATGGGATGAATTGATGAATTATGATCAG CTAAGCAATGAGTTACATAGTGGACATGTATTTGAAGGATGGAAAGAAGGACTGATAAATTTCCCACCAACTTACAAGTATGAATTCAATTCTGATAAATATGTTGGAGAGAACCCAAAAGAAGGGGAAAAGAAGAGATCTCCAGCATG GTGTGATCGTATATTGTGGCAAGGAAAAGGAATAAGGCAACTTGAATATAGGCGTGCGGAAAATAAGCTTTCAGATCATAGACCTGTTAGTTCAATCTTCTCTGTCGATGTTGAAGTCTTCGACGAACGCAAGCTACAACGAGCTCTAAATTTCACATGTGCTGTAGTCCACCCAGAGGTTTTTCTTCCAAATGATGATGGCTTGCAATTTTACTAG
- the LOC107628630 gene encoding type I inositol polyphosphate 5-phosphatase 2 isoform X2, with protein MKKWLNIKPQVYDFSEDEVDTETETETESEDDACSLKNSRHRLHHHHEEDNPLRRTQSRFPSQTVPDASCKGYKPKHRRGKSETLRAQYINTKEVRITVGTWNVAGRLPSKDLEIEDWLCTEEPADIYIIGFQEVVPLNAGNVLGAEDNTPIRKWEAIIRRTLNKTSECESEDKSLSGPHSPVLRTSSAPDVLADSIDTNPLDMMDEAYGRAFDNDYLEHEEVNNILGIGKNLQLRRVYGVDIKTTLDWPERPLDATPIVDSGPKLRRVLSSSELNWRGNALVYGGGMTRSHHSSGNLNLFWKEQKVVPEEVVTDPISHVSDMLSDEEDDTFSELPNDKDDNGLGTMKSHPAYVRIVSKQMVGIYVSVWVQRKLRRHINNLKVSPVGVGLMGYMGNKGSVSVSMSLFHSRLCFVCSHLTSGQKDGAEQRRNADVNEILRRTCFSSVLDSDQPQTIPSHDQMFWFGDLNYRINMLDAEVRKLVDLKKWDELMNYDQLSNELHSGHVFEGWKEGLINFPPTYKYEFNSDKYVGENPKEGEKKRSPAWCDRILWQGKGIRQLEYRRAENKLSDHRPVSSIFSVDVEVFDERKLQRALNFTCAVVHPEVFLPNDDGLQFY; from the exons ATGAAGAAATGGCTAAATATAAAGCCACAGGTATATGATTTTAGTGAAGATGAAGTAGACACTGAAACTGAAACTGAAACTGAGAGTGAAGATGATG CTTGCTCTCTTAAAAATTCAAGACATCGTctgcatcatcatcatgaagaagataaTCCACTTAGAAGAACACAATCCAGATTCCCAAGTCAAACGGTACCAG ATGCATCTTGTAAGGGATACAAGCCGAAACATCGAAGAGGAAAATCTGAAACGTTGCGTGCACAATACATAAACACAAAGGAAGTGAG GATAACAGTTGGAACTTGGAATGTTGCTGGAAGACTTCCATCTAAGGATCTTGAGATTGAAGACTGGCTTTGTACTGAAGAACCAGCAGATATCTACATCATTGG TTTCCAAGAGGTAGTTCCGTTAAATGCCGGAAATGTACTGGGAGCAGAGGACAATACACCGATCCGGAAATGGGAAGCAATCATTAgaagaactctgaacaaaactTCTGAATGTGAAAGTGAAGACAAAAGCCTCAGTGGCCCTCATTCTCCTGTACTAAGAACCTCTTCTGCTCCTGATGTTCTAGCAGACAGTATAGACACTAATCCATTAGATATGATGGACGAAGCGTACGGCAGAGCTTTCGATAATGATTATCTAGAACATGAGGAAGTGAACAACATACTCGGTATAGGGAAGAACTTACAGTTGAGAAGAGTATATGGTGTTGATATTAAGACTACGTTAGATTGGCCAGAACGTCCACTAGATGCAACTCCCATTGTTGATTCTGGCCCCAAGTTGCGAAGAGTACTAAGCAGCTCCGAATTGAACTGGAGGGGTAATGCTTTGGTGTATGGTGGTGGGATGACACGGTCACACCATAGTTCTGGAAACTTGAATTTGTTCTGGAAAGAGCAGAAGGTGGTGCCTGAAGAAGTAGTAACTGATCCTATTTCACATGTGTCTGACATGTTATCTGATGAGGAAGATGATACTTTTTCTGAATTGCCAAATGACAAGGATGATAATGGGCTAGGCACCATGAAATCGCATCCTGCTTATGTTCGAATTGTTAGCAAGCAAATGGTGGGGATCTATGTATCTGTCTGGGTGCAAAGGAAGTTAAGAAGACACATTAATAACTTGAAAGTTTCTCCGGTTGGAGTTGGTCTTATGGGCTACATGGGAAACAAG GGATCTGTTTCAGTTAGTATGTCTCTCTTTCATTCGCGCCTATGTTTTGTTTGTTCCCATCTGACTTCAGGTCAGAAAGATGGGGCTGAGCAAAGACGAAATGCAGATGTTAATGAAATTCTGCGACGCACATGCTTCTCGTCTGTCCTTGATTCAGATCAACCCCAGACAATCCCATCTCATGA TCAGATGTTCTGGTTTGGGGACCTAAATTATCGTATCAACATGTTAGATGCCGAGGTTCGAAAGCTAGTAGATCTGAAGAAATGGGATGAATTGATGAATTATGATCAG CTAAGCAATGAGTTACATAGTGGACATGTATTTGAAGGATGGAAAGAAGGACTGATAAATTTCCCACCAACTTACAAGTATGAATTCAATTCTGATAAATATGTTGGAGAGAACCCAAAAGAAGGGGAAAAGAAGAGATCTCCAGCATG GTGTGATCGTATATTGTGGCAAGGAAAAGGAATAAGGCAACTTGAATATAGGCGTGCGGAAAATAAGCTTTCAGATCATAGACCTGTTAGTTCAATCTTCTCTGTCGATGTTGAAGTCTTCGACGAACGCAAGCTACAACGAGCTCTAAATTTCACATGTGCTGTAGTCCACCCAGAGGTTTTTCTTCCAAATGATGATGGCTTGCAATTTTACTAG